A single genomic interval of Streptomyces sp. BA2 harbors:
- a CDS encoding DUF2530 domain-containing protein → MEKWTPKHDAPEPLEGPVVATITGGTILWFVLFLVQLPFYGWFDDRDATWWVWTCLAGAGLGLIGIWYVRGRDAALKRDAERKAAAASE, encoded by the coding sequence ATGGAGAAGTGGACCCCAAAGCACGACGCGCCGGAGCCCCTGGAGGGCCCCGTCGTCGCCACCATCACGGGCGGCACGATCCTCTGGTTCGTCCTCTTCCTGGTGCAGCTGCCGTTCTACGGCTGGTTCGACGACCGCGACGCCACCTGGTGGGTGTGGACCTGCCTGGCCGGCGCGGGCCTCGGCCTGATCGGCATCTGGTACGTGCGGGGCCGCGACGCGGCGCTGAAGCGGGACGCGGAGCGCAAGGCGGCGGCCGCCTCGGAGTGA
- a CDS encoding calcium-binding protein: MRIRATVAALTGTLALSALVVPAAQAADEPSVPKFAPFAANAPADEVVGDTKITKVTVNGGKNIVVGTTEKKKFTVAITATDPEGIYDADASLWHGSDIESDIDGLLFSDEDGSTCKVVDATTSTCTVNVTVDPTLDLYSNILAGKWKVSANAIGNDGDYVIKDTFGYASIQRNARLTTNASPEPIKKGKTLTVTGALTRANWETSKYAGYTQQSVKLQYKKKGATSYTTLKTITSGSSGALKTTVTASADGYYRYVFAGTSTTPAVTSTSDFVDVQ, from the coding sequence ATGCGCATCCGTGCCACCGTGGCCGCACTGACCGGCACCCTGGCTCTGTCCGCTCTCGTCGTACCGGCCGCTCAGGCGGCCGATGAGCCGAGCGTCCCGAAGTTCGCGCCCTTCGCCGCCAACGCGCCGGCCGACGAGGTCGTCGGCGACACGAAGATCACGAAGGTCACCGTCAACGGTGGCAAGAACATCGTGGTCGGCACCACCGAGAAGAAGAAGTTCACCGTCGCCATCACGGCGACCGACCCCGAGGGCATCTACGACGCCGATGCCTCGCTGTGGCACGGCTCGGACATCGAGAGCGACATCGACGGCCTGCTCTTCTCCGATGAGGACGGGTCCACGTGCAAGGTCGTCGACGCGACCACCTCCACCTGCACGGTCAACGTCACGGTCGACCCGACGCTCGACCTCTACAGCAACATCCTGGCCGGCAAGTGGAAGGTGTCGGCGAACGCGATCGGCAACGACGGCGACTACGTCATCAAGGACACGTTCGGCTACGCCAGCATCCAGCGCAACGCCCGCCTCACCACCAACGCCTCCCCGGAGCCCATCAAGAAGGGCAAGACCCTCACGGTCACCGGCGCCCTGACCCGCGCCAACTGGGAGACCTCCAAGTACGCGGGCTACACCCAGCAGTCCGTGAAGCTCCAGTACAAGAAGAAGGGCGCGACCTCCTACACCACCCTCAAGACGATCACGTCCGGCTCCAGCGGCGCGCTGAAGACGACCGTGACCGCCTCCGCCGACGGCTACTACCGCTACGTCTTCGCCGGTACGTCCACGACCCCGGCCGTGACGTCGACCAGCGACTTCGTCGACGTCCAGTAG
- a CDS encoding MFS transporter: MFSSLKIRNYRLFASGAVVSNTGTWMARITQDWLVLSLTGSSAAVGITTAMQFLPMLLFGLYGGVIADRFAKRKLLFCTQGAMSISGLFLAALTLSGNVQVWHVYLAAFFTGLVTVVDNPTRQSFVSEMVGPDQVRNAVSLNSANFQSARLIGPAVASGLTAAVGPGWAFLANGLSFLAPLTGLMLMRTRELHPTPRKPRGKGQLREGLNYVSKHPELIWPIVLVGFVGTFGFNFPIWLSAFADDIFHGGVGMYGLFNTLMAIGSLAGALLAARRGTSRLRLLAGAAIAFGVLQMAAAFAPDLWMFVALIVPIGILGLTVNVTANSSVQMATDPEMRGRVMSLFMMVFTGGTPLGGPLFGWLADAYGVRVSMAAGGLICAVAAVGVGLMLARAANLRLKVDLRRGQQHVQFVPREQLATAA, from the coding sequence ATGTTCAGCTCGCTGAAGATCCGCAACTACCGGCTCTTCGCCTCCGGCGCCGTTGTCTCCAACACCGGCACGTGGATGGCCCGCATCACCCAGGACTGGCTGGTCCTGAGCCTCACGGGCTCCTCGGCCGCGGTCGGTATCACCACCGCGATGCAGTTCCTGCCGATGCTCCTGTTCGGCCTCTACGGCGGTGTCATCGCCGACCGCTTCGCCAAGCGGAAGCTGCTCTTCTGCACCCAGGGCGCGATGAGCATCAGCGGCCTGTTCCTGGCCGCGCTCACCCTGAGCGGCAACGTCCAGGTCTGGCACGTCTACCTCGCGGCCTTCTTCACGGGCCTCGTCACCGTCGTCGACAACCCGACCCGGCAGTCCTTCGTGTCCGAGATGGTCGGCCCCGACCAGGTCCGCAACGCCGTCTCGCTGAACTCGGCGAACTTCCAGTCCGCCCGCCTCATCGGCCCCGCGGTGGCCAGTGGTCTCACCGCCGCCGTCGGCCCCGGCTGGGCGTTCCTCGCCAACGGCCTGTCCTTCCTCGCGCCGCTCACCGGCCTGATGCTGATGCGCACCCGCGAGCTGCACCCCACCCCGCGCAAGCCGCGCGGCAAGGGACAGCTGAGGGAAGGCCTGAACTACGTCTCCAAGCACCCCGAGCTGATCTGGCCGATCGTCCTCGTCGGCTTCGTCGGCACCTTCGGGTTCAACTTCCCGATCTGGCTGAGCGCCTTCGCGGACGACATCTTCCACGGCGGCGTGGGGATGTACGGCCTTTTCAACACGCTGATGGCGATCGGCTCACTGGCCGGCGCGCTGCTCGCGGCACGGCGAGGGACTTCACGCCTCCGGCTGCTCGCCGGGGCGGCGATCGCCTTCGGAGTGCTGCAGATGGCGGCGGCCTTCGCGCCTGACCTCTGGATGTTCGTCGCGCTGATCGTCCCGATCGGCATCCTCGGCCTGACGGTGAACGTCACCGCCAACTCCTCGGTCCAGATGGCCACGGACCCGGAGATGCGGGGCCGGGTCATGTCCCTCTTCATGATGGTCTTCACCGGCGGCACGCCCCTGGGCGGCCCGCTCTTCGGCTGGCTCGCCGACGCGTACGGGGTGCGCGTCAGCATGGCCGCCGGTGGCCTCATATGCGCCGTGGCCGCGGTGGGCGTCGGCCTGATGCTGGCCCGCGCCGCGAACCTGCGGCTCAAGGTGGATCTGCGGCGCGGGCAGCAGCACGTGCAGTTCGTGCCGCGGGAGCAGCTGGCGACAGCGGCGTGA
- a CDS encoding Uma2 family endonuclease, producing MTVVETDRIAMADDNAKSLDAWFELIERMVPEGIKAEVVEGAVSMVPQRNVHWQIIRRILYALDDRFSRDVLAMTDVRIDFPGYQNGFCPDMAKFRDGAGVDEEGRWRHEDVEFIAEVISRGTRMNDYGPKKATYAEAGVPVYLIADPYQGRCHVYTNPKDGEYLTEARSDFGDDVDLTGTIIDLTLKTAEFPRD from the coding sequence ATGACCGTCGTAGAGACCGACAGGATCGCCATGGCCGACGACAACGCCAAGAGCTTGGACGCATGGTTCGAGTTGATCGAGCGGATGGTCCCCGAGGGAATCAAGGCAGAAGTTGTCGAGGGGGCTGTCTCGATGGTGCCGCAGCGGAATGTGCACTGGCAGATCATCCGGAGAATCCTCTACGCGCTGGACGACAGGTTCAGCCGGGATGTGCTGGCGATGACGGACGTACGCATCGACTTCCCCGGCTACCAGAACGGCTTCTGCCCAGACATGGCGAAGTTCCGCGACGGAGCGGGAGTAGACGAAGAAGGGCGCTGGCGCCACGAGGACGTGGAGTTCATCGCCGAGGTCATTTCCCGAGGCACCAGAATGAACGACTACGGCCCGAAGAAGGCCACCTACGCTGAAGCCGGTGTCCCCGTCTACCTCATCGCCGATCCCTACCAGGGCCGGTGCCACGTCTACACCAACCCCAAGGACGGCGAGTACCTCACTGAGGCGAGGTCCGACTTCGGCGACGACGTCGACCTGACCGGCACCATCATCGACCTCACCCTCAAGACCGCCGAGTTCCCCCGCGACTGA
- a CDS encoding HAD-IC family P-type ATPase yields MTHIDAGAELDPVHPAAPPTGRATGLTAAEVAERVARGEVNDVPIRSSRSATEIVRANVFTRFNAIIGVLWVIMLFVAPIQDSLFGFVIVANTGIGIIQELRAKKTLDGLAVIGEAKPTVRRDGMAAELSTSEIVLGDLVELGPGDKIVVDGEAVETDSLEVDESLLTGEADPVIKKPGDKMMSGSFVVAGGGAFTATKVGREAYAAQLAEEASRFTLVHSELRTGISTILKYVTWLMVPTSIGLIISQLVVKDDNFKESIAYTVGGIVPMIPEGLVLLTSVAFAIGVIRLGRQQCLVQELPAIEGLARVDTVCLDKTGTLTEGGMDVTELRPLNGTDETYVRKVLGALGESDPRPNASLQAIIEAYPDSEEWRCTESLPFSSARKYSGASFSEGDGNNSTWLLGAPDVLLPDGDPSLAEIEDLNQQGLRVLLLARAAGELDDPDVAAGARATALVVLEQRLRPDAADTLRYFEEQDVSAKVISGDNAVSVSAVAGKLGLPGAENTVDARRLPTEQGEMAQELDANSVFGRVTPQQKRDMVGALQSRGHTVAMTGDGVNDVLALKDADIGVSMGSGSEATRAVAQIVLLNNSFATLPSVVAEGRRVIGNITRVATLFLVKTVYSVVIALLVVCSQVEYLFLPRHLTLLSTLTIGVPAFFLALAPNKERAKPHFVRRVMRYAIPGGVVAGVATFCTYLLARSHYSGAGAREAETSAATLALFLIAMWVLAIIARPYTWWRLGLIGAMGLGFLLVLTVPWLQDFFQLKLVGTTMPWAAVAIAAAASLVIEVIFRWVGRRFPA; encoded by the coding sequence ATGACGCATATCGACGCGGGCGCCGAACTCGACCCGGTCCACCCGGCGGCACCGCCCACCGGACGCGCGACGGGTCTGACCGCCGCCGAGGTCGCAGAGCGGGTCGCACGCGGCGAGGTCAACGACGTACCCATCCGCAGTTCCCGGTCCGCCACCGAGATCGTCCGGGCGAACGTCTTCACCCGCTTCAACGCGATCATCGGCGTGCTCTGGGTGATCATGCTCTTCGTCGCGCCGATCCAGGACTCCCTCTTCGGCTTCGTGATCGTCGCCAACACCGGCATCGGCATCATCCAGGAGCTGCGCGCCAAGAAGACCCTGGACGGACTCGCGGTCATCGGCGAGGCCAAACCGACCGTGCGGCGCGACGGCATGGCGGCCGAGCTCTCCACCTCCGAGATCGTCCTCGGCGACCTGGTGGAGCTGGGACCGGGCGACAAGATCGTCGTGGACGGCGAGGCGGTCGAGACCGACAGCCTGGAGGTCGACGAGTCGCTCCTGACCGGTGAGGCCGATCCGGTCATCAAGAAGCCCGGCGACAAGATGATGTCGGGCTCCTTCGTGGTCGCGGGCGGCGGCGCGTTCACCGCGACGAAGGTCGGCCGCGAGGCGTACGCGGCGCAGCTCGCCGAGGAGGCGAGCCGCTTCACGCTCGTCCACTCCGAGCTGCGCACCGGCATCTCGACGATCCTCAAGTACGTGACGTGGCTGATGGTGCCGACCTCGATCGGCCTGATCATCAGCCAGCTCGTCGTCAAGGACGACAACTTCAAGGAGTCCATCGCCTACACCGTGGGCGGGATCGTCCCCATGATCCCGGAGGGGCTCGTGCTCCTCACGTCGGTCGCCTTCGCGATCGGCGTGATCCGCCTCGGCCGCCAGCAGTGCCTCGTCCAGGAACTCCCCGCCATCGAGGGCCTCGCCCGCGTCGACACGGTCTGCCTCGACAAGACCGGCACCCTCACCGAGGGCGGCATGGACGTCACCGAGCTGCGCCCGCTGAACGGCACGGACGAGACGTACGTACGCAAGGTCCTCGGCGCCCTGGGCGAGTCCGACCCGCGGCCGAACGCGTCGCTCCAGGCGATCATCGAGGCCTACCCCGACAGCGAGGAGTGGCGCTGCACCGAGTCGCTGCCCTTCTCCTCGGCCCGCAAGTACAGCGGCGCCTCCTTCAGCGAGGGCGACGGCAACAACTCGACGTGGCTGCTCGGCGCCCCCGACGTACTGCTGCCCGACGGCGACCCCTCCCTCGCCGAGATCGAGGACCTCAACCAACAGGGCCTGCGCGTGCTGCTCCTCGCCCGCGCCGCCGGTGAACTGGACGACCCGGACGTGGCCGCCGGGGCCCGCGCCACCGCCCTGGTCGTCCTGGAGCAGCGGCTGCGCCCGGACGCCGCCGACACCCTGCGGTACTTCGAGGAGCAGGACGTCAGCGCCAAGGTCATCTCCGGCGACAACGCGGTCTCGGTGAGCGCGGTGGCCGGGAAGCTGGGCCTGCCGGGCGCGGAGAACACCGTGGACGCCCGCCGACTGCCCACGGAACAGGGCGAGATGGCGCAGGAGCTGGACGCCAACTCCGTCTTCGGCCGTGTCACCCCGCAGCAGAAGCGCGACATGGTGGGCGCCCTCCAGTCACGCGGGCACACGGTCGCCATGACGGGCGACGGCGTGAACGACGTCCTCGCCCTGAAGGACGCCGACATCGGCGTCTCCATGGGCTCGGGCTCGGAGGCGACGCGGGCGGTGGCCCAGATCGTGCTCCTGAACAACAGCTTCGCGACGCTGCCCTCGGTGGTCGCGGAGGGCCGCCGGGTCATCGGCAACATCACGCGGGTGGCGACGCTGTTCCTGGTGAAGACGGTCTACTCGGTCGTCATCGCGCTGCTCGTGGTCTGCTCGCAGGTGGAGTACTTGTTCCTGCCTCGCCACTTGACGCTGCTGTCGACCCTGACGATCGGCGTCCCGGCGTTCTTCCTCGCCCTCGCGCCCAACAAGGAGCGGGCCAAGCCCCACTTCGTACGAAGGGTCATGCGGTACGCGATCCCGGGCGGGGTCGTCGCGGGCGTCGCCACCTTCTGTACGTACCTCCTGGCGCGCAGCCACTACTCGGGCGCGGGCGCGCGGGAAGCCGAGACCAGCGCGGCCACGCTGGCGCTGTTCCTGATCGCCATGTGGGTCCTCGCGATCATCGCCCGCCCCTACACGTGGTGGCGGCTCGGCCTGATCGGCGCGATGGGTCTCGGCTTCCTGCTGGTGCTCACCGTGCCGTGGCTTCAGGACTTCTTCCAGCTGAAGCTGGTCGGCACGACGATGCCGTGGGCGGCGGTCGCGATCGCGGCGGCGGCCTCACTGGTCATCGAGGTCATCTTCCGCTGGGTGGGCCGCCGCTTTCCGGCGTAG
- a CDS encoding NCS2 family permease: protein MPSSATAPVDASNEPPKPPQGGIDGFFKISERGSTLAREVRGGFATFFAMAYIIVLNPIILGSAKDMYGHQLDNKQLVTATVLTAAFTTLLMGVIGNVPIALAAGLGVNTVVALQLAPRMSWPDAMGMVVLAGFVVMLLVATGLRERVMNAVPLGLRKGIAIGIGLFIMLIGLVDSGFVSRMPDAAHTTVPLQLGADGHLNGWPVLIFALGALLTLCLLVRKVPGAILISIVVMTLVAMIINSVATIPSWGLTTPEWPGNPVATPDFGLVGQISLFGGFEKVGLLTGVLFTFTVLLSCFFDAMGTIMGISDEAKLTDADGNMPGMNKVLFVDGIAVAAGGASSSSATTCFVESTAGVGEGARTGFANIVTGGLFAVALFLTPIATMVPSQAATPALLAVGFLILSGSIGQIDWSDFTIAIPAFLTMLMMPFTYSITNGIGIGFISFTALRLAAGRGREVPVAMYAVSAVFAFYYLMPALGLT from the coding sequence ATGCCTTCCTCGGCCACCGCCCCGGTCGACGCCAGCAACGAGCCGCCGAAGCCCCCGCAGGGTGGCATCGACGGCTTCTTCAAGATCAGCGAACGGGGCTCGACCCTGGCCAGGGAAGTCCGCGGCGGCTTCGCCACCTTCTTCGCGATGGCCTACATCATCGTGCTCAACCCGATCATCCTGGGCAGCGCGAAGGACATGTACGGGCACCAGCTCGACAACAAGCAGCTGGTCACCGCGACCGTGCTGACCGCCGCCTTCACCACGCTCCTGATGGGCGTCATCGGCAACGTCCCGATCGCGCTCGCCGCGGGCCTGGGCGTGAACACCGTGGTCGCCCTCCAGCTCGCGCCCCGCATGTCGTGGCCCGACGCGATGGGCATGGTCGTCCTCGCGGGCTTCGTCGTGATGCTGCTCGTGGCGACCGGCCTGCGGGAACGCGTGATGAACGCCGTGCCGCTCGGCCTGCGCAAGGGCATCGCGATCGGTATCGGCCTCTTCATCATGCTGATCGGCCTCGTCGACTCCGGCTTCGTCTCGCGCATGCCGGACGCCGCGCACACCACGGTCCCGCTGCAGCTGGGCGCCGACGGACACCTCAACGGCTGGCCCGTCCTGATCTTCGCCCTCGGCGCGCTGCTCACGCTCTGCCTGCTCGTCCGCAAGGTGCCCGGCGCGATCCTCATCAGCATCGTCGTCATGACGCTCGTGGCGATGATCATCAACTCGGTCGCGACGATCCCCTCCTGGGGCCTGACGACGCCCGAGTGGCCGGGCAACCCGGTCGCCACACCGGACTTCGGGCTGGTCGGTCAGATCAGCCTGTTCGGCGGCTTCGAGAAGGTCGGCCTGCTCACCGGAGTCCTGTTCACCTTCACCGTCCTCCTCTCGTGCTTCTTCGACGCCATGGGCACGATCATGGGCATCAGCGACGAGGCCAAGCTGACCGACGCCGACGGCAACATGCCGGGCATGAACAAGGTCCTGTTCGTCGACGGCATCGCGGTCGCCGCAGGCGGCGCCTCGTCCTCGTCGGCCACCACCTGCTTCGTGGAGTCCACAGCGGGCGTCGGCGAAGGCGCGCGTACGGGCTTCGCCAACATCGTCACCGGCGGCCTCTTCGCGGTGGCGCTGTTCCTCACGCCCATCGCGACGATGGTCCCGTCCCAGGCGGCCACGCCCGCGCTGCTCGCGGTCGGCTTCCTGATCCTGTCCGGCTCGATCGGCCAGATCGACTGGAGCGACTTCACCATCGCGATCCCGGCGTTCCTGACGATGCTGATGATGCCGTTCACGTACTCGATCACGAACGGCATCGGCATCGGCTTCATCAGCTTCACCGCGCTGAGGCTGGCCGCGGGCCGCGGCCGTGAGGTGCCGGTCGCGATGTACGCCGTCTCGGCCGTCTTCGCCTTCTACTACCTGATGCCGGCGCTGGGTCTCACGTAG
- a CDS encoding GNAT family N-acetyltransferase, with amino-acid sequence MNRIAIRPASIDDTATVLALFDEAVAWLVSQGRTGQWGDKPWSTTPKTIALVEKYLTTGSAWIAEIGGQPVGTLTLTEGPGAYIAPVDEPERYIHLLASRHGTGAGAALLAHAAEETRREGISLLRVDCYAGGDGKLVAFYERNGFTRTEAFVEQDGTWPGQILARRV; translated from the coding sequence ATGAACCGCATAGCCATCCGACCAGCCAGCATCGACGACACCGCCACCGTCCTCGCCCTCTTCGACGAAGCCGTCGCCTGGCTCGTCTCGCAAGGCCGTACCGGGCAGTGGGGCGACAAGCCCTGGTCGACCACCCCGAAGACCATCGCCCTCGTCGAGAAGTACCTCACCACCGGCTCCGCCTGGATCGCGGAGATCGGCGGGCAGCCGGTCGGCACGCTCACCCTGACCGAAGGGCCGGGGGCGTACATCGCGCCCGTGGACGAACCGGAGCGGTACATCCATCTCCTGGCCTCCCGGCACGGCACGGGCGCGGGCGCCGCCCTCCTCGCGCACGCGGCGGAAGAAACCCGGAGGGAGGGGATCTCCCTGCTCCGGGTCGACTGTTACGCCGGCGGTGACGGCAAGCTCGTCGCGTTCTACGAGCGCAACGGCTTCACGCGGACCGAGGCCTTCGTCGAGCAGGACGGCACCTGGCCGGGCCAGATCCTGGCCCGGCGGGTGTAG
- a CDS encoding aldo/keto reductase → MKYTQLGRTGLKVSRLALGTMNFGPLTNEPDSHTIMDAALDAGINYFDTANVYGWDENKGRTEEILGTWFTQGGDRRDKTVLATKMYGNMALDGKPAWPNHDLLSAVNIRRSVEASLKRLQTDYIDIYQFHHIDRRTPFEEIWQAIDTLITQGKILYAGSSNFPGYKIAQANEIAARRGSYGLVSEQCLYNLAERSAEMEVIPAAQDYGLGVIPWSPLHSGLLGGVLKKEGEGERRASGRAAQELAKPEVRAQVQAYEDLLDKHGLAPGEVALAWLLTRPGVTGPIVGPRTPEQLTSALRAVELELSGELLDALDEIFPGPGPSPESFAW, encoded by the coding sequence ATGAAGTACACGCAGCTGGGACGCACAGGACTCAAGGTCAGTCGACTCGCGCTCGGGACCATGAACTTCGGGCCGCTGACGAACGAGCCCGACAGCCACACGATCATGGACGCCGCGCTCGACGCGGGCATCAACTACTTCGACACCGCCAATGTCTACGGGTGGGACGAGAACAAGGGCCGCACCGAGGAGATCCTCGGCACGTGGTTCACGCAGGGCGGCGACCGGCGCGACAAGACGGTCCTCGCCACCAAGATGTACGGGAACATGGCCCTCGACGGAAAGCCCGCGTGGCCCAACCACGACCTGCTCTCGGCGGTCAACATCCGCCGGTCCGTGGAAGCGTCGCTCAAGCGGCTGCAGACCGACTACATCGACATCTACCAGTTCCACCACATCGACCGCCGCACTCCCTTCGAGGAGATCTGGCAGGCCATCGACACCCTCATCACCCAGGGCAAAATCCTCTACGCGGGTTCATCGAACTTCCCCGGGTACAAGATCGCCCAGGCCAACGAGATCGCCGCGCGGCGCGGCAGCTACGGCCTCGTCAGCGAGCAGTGCCTCTACAACCTCGCCGAGCGCAGCGCCGAGATGGAGGTGATCCCGGCCGCCCAGGACTACGGCCTGGGAGTCATCCCGTGGTCGCCGCTGCACAGCGGACTGCTCGGCGGCGTGCTGAAGAAGGAGGGCGAGGGCGAGCGGCGCGCCAGTGGACGTGCCGCCCAGGAGCTCGCGAAGCCCGAGGTGCGCGCGCAGGTCCAGGCGTACGAGGACCTGCTCGACAAGCACGGCCTCGCGCCGGGCGAGGTGGCGCTGGCCTGGCTGCTCACGCGGCCCGGGGTGACCGGGCCGATCGTCGGGCCGCGTACGCCTGAGCAGCTCACCAGCGCGCTGCGCGCCGTCGAGCTCGAACTCTCGGGTGAGCTGCTCGACGCCCTGGACGAGATCTTCCCGGGGCCGGGGCCTTCGCCGGAGTCCTTCGCCTGGTGA
- a CDS encoding MarR family winged helix-turn-helix transcriptional regulator, protein MPDLSHGDDAAAVNSLRSAVMRLSRRLKHQRVDESLSPTEMSVLGTLARCGHATPGELARKEHVQPPSMTRIVALLEAKGLVRLQPHPEDRRQKVVTQTETAEAMLEESRRKRNAWLATLAEHLDEDEWERLRAAAPVLEKLAHL, encoded by the coding sequence ATGCCGGACCTCTCCCATGGTGACGACGCCGCCGCCGTGAACTCCCTGCGCTCCGCCGTGATGCGCCTGTCCCGTCGACTCAAGCACCAGAGGGTCGACGAGTCGCTGAGCCCGACCGAGATGTCGGTGCTCGGCACCCTCGCCCGCTGCGGCCACGCCACCCCCGGTGAGCTGGCCCGCAAGGAACACGTGCAGCCGCCGTCGATGACCCGCATCGTCGCCCTGCTCGAAGCCAAGGGTCTCGTCCGGCTCCAGCCGCATCCCGAGGACCGCCGCCAGAAGGTGGTGACCCAGACGGAGACGGCCGAGGCCATGCTCGAGGAGAGCCGCCGCAAGCGGAACGCCTGGCTGGCCACTCTGGCCGAGCACCTCGACGAGGACGAGTGGGAGCGACTGCGCGCCGCGGCGCCCGTCCTGGAGAAGCTCGCGCATTTGTAA
- a CDS encoding ribbon-helix-helix protein, CopG family: MGSTVLSLRIDGELLDRLKQHAAKRGMSVQDYVAGTLTRIDFDERFQSAVEETEKFYGAA, from the coding sequence ATGGGATCGACAGTGCTCAGCCTGCGGATAGACGGTGAGCTGCTCGACCGGCTCAAGCAGCACGCCGCCAAAAGGGGAATGAGCGTCCAGGACTATGTCGCCGGGACGCTCACACGCATTGACTTCGACGAACGCTTCCAGAGCGCCGTCGAGGAGACGGAAAAGTTCTACGGGGCGGCCTGA
- the thpR gene encoding RNA 2',3'-cyclic phosphodiesterase translates to MRLFAAVLPPPAAADELAQAADKLKTLPGAEALRWTRRESWHFTLAFMSEVEDATVTQLSTRLERAAHRTAPFPLALHGGGHFGARALWAGAQGDVDTLRLLAQRADAAARKSGITMEEHRHYRPHLTLARGHGEPSLRAYADALADFAGTEWTVAELTLVRSNLPVSGVPGERPRYEVVGRWPLGGAG, encoded by the coding sequence ATGAGACTCTTCGCGGCGGTGCTGCCGCCCCCCGCGGCAGCGGACGAACTGGCCCAGGCGGCGGACAAGTTGAAGACCCTGCCAGGCGCCGAAGCCCTCCGCTGGACGCGCCGCGAGAGCTGGCACTTCACGCTGGCCTTCATGTCCGAGGTAGAGGACGCCACCGTCACGCAACTCTCCACCCGCCTGGAGCGCGCCGCCCACCGCACAGCCCCCTTCCCCCTCGCCCTCCACGGCGGAGGCCACTTCGGCGCCCGAGCCCTGTGGGCCGGGGCCCAGGGCGACGTGGACACCCTCCGCCTCCTCGCCCAGCGGGCGGACGCCGCCGCCCGCAAATCCGGCATCACCATGGAGGAGCACCGCCACTACCGCCCGCACCTGACGCTGGCCCGCGGCCACGGGGAGCCGTCCCTGCGCGCGTACGCCGACGCCCTCGCGGACTTCGCGGGCACGGAGTGGACCGTGGCCGAGCTGACCCTCGTACGGAGCAATCTGCCCGTGAGCGGGGTGCCGGGGGAGCGGCCCCGCTATGAGGTGGTCGGTCGATGGCCGCTGGGCGGAGCCGGTTAA